In Podospora pseudoanserina strain CBS 124.78 chromosome 5, whole genome shotgun sequence, a single window of DNA contains:
- a CDS encoding hypothetical protein (EggNog:ENOG503NYZ6; COG:C) has product MATITDTITGAQKPDRLHFVIALLSRSWATSSTIPEHHPTPLLHDQRAGIVAGGHALEFFNRYNRCQRKGTSVPSTCRQYLDRDGYIIHTVTASHDMSSWDLNYFLMRANYDGISSPSAARSPKKTSHPRPWRPVQKG; this is encoded by the exons ATGGCCACGATAACCGACACGATAACAGGAGCACAGAAACCCGACAGGTTGCATTTCGTCATT GCATTGCTCTCGAGGTCCTGGGCCACAAGCTCTACAATTCCCGAACACCaccccactcccctcctccatgacCAAAGAGCCGGTATCGTCGCTGGCGGTCACGCCCTTGAGTTTTTCAACAGGTACAACCGCTGTCAGCGCAAAGGCACCTccgtcccctccacctgccGCCAATACCTCGACCGCGATGGCTACATCATCCACACCGTTACGGCTAGCCACGACATGAGCTCCTGGGACCTAAATTACTTCCTCATGCGCGCCAACTACGATGGaatctcctcgccctccgcGGCACGGTCCCCGAAAAAGACGTCACACCCTCGACCCTGGCGACCTGTGCAGAAAGGTTAA
- a CDS encoding hypothetical protein (EggNog:ENOG503P0HP; COG:S), with amino-acid sequence MAWSILALAALFVGAEAATLDLRQSARGSDFLRFSCSQLVVERADPIVNPGQLFSPHMHQIVGGNSFNVTMDPATIDPPKQSKCTSCRMVEDFSNYWTASIYFQSPENGTFKRIPQMANGQLNGTIMDQTGGITVYYMRPFSGSNKKTTVFSPGFRMIAGNPVNRNKGTGPLVNCHRCLAKNDRISGGNGAPCDRSDTAEFPNKPCPGGIRVTTIFPSCWDGKNVDSPDHQSHVAYAPGNQALAGDRCPASHPVRIPQVMYEVMYDTSGPFANPDYYKNGKQPLVYSFGDKTGYGAHGDYLFGWEDGALQRAMDGLGTNCFSEQCPALKLQTPQAANECTKQQQSREDVGTSTWLKELPGGVQVY; translated from the exons ATGGCTTGGTCCATCCTAGCGCTCGCCGCGCTCTTTGTAGGCGCGGAAGCAGCCACCCTCGACCTTCGCCAAAGCGCCCGCGGTTCCGATTTCCTCCGCTTCAGCTGCTCCCAGCTCGTCGTCGAGCGCGCCGACCCCATCGTCAACCCCGGCCAGCTCTTCTCTCCTCATATGCACCAGATCGTCGGTGGTAATTCCTTCAACGTGACCATGGATCCAGCTACCATCGACCCTCCCAAGCAGTCCAAGTGCACCTCCTGCCGCATGGTCGAAGACTTCAGCAATTACTGGACCGCCTCCATCTACTTCCAGTCCCCTGAAAACGGAACCTTCAAGCGTATCCCACAGATGGCCAACGGTCAGCTCAATGGTACCATCATGGACCAGACAGGCGGCATCACCGTCTACTACATGCGCCCCTTCAGCGGGTCCAATAAGAAGACAACTGTCTTCTCCCCCGGGTTCAGGATGATCGCCGGCAACCCGGTCAACAGAAACAAGGGCACTGGTCCCCTAGTCAACTGCCATCGCTGTCTCGCCAAAAACGACCGGATAAGTGGCGGCAACGGAGCGCCCTGCGATAGGTCTGACACCGCCGAGTTCCCAAACAAGCCCTGCCCCGGTGGCATCCGAGTAACaaccatcttcccctcctgCTGGGACGGCAAAAACGTCGACAGCCCCGACCATCAAAGCCACGTCGCTTACGCCCCAGGAAACCAAGCCCTTGCCGGTGACCGCTGCCCTGCCTCGCACCCGGTGAGGATTCCGCAGGTCATGTACGAAGTCATGTATGACACTTCTGGCCCGTTCGCCAACCCAGACTACTACAAGAACGGGAAGCAGCCGTTGGTGTACAGCTTTGGTGACAAGACTGGGTATGGAGCTCATGGGGATTACTTGTTTGGTTGGGAGGATGGTGCATTGCAGAGGGCGATGGACGGGTTGGGGACGAACTGCTTTAGCGAGCAGTGTCCTGCGCTGAAGTTGCAAACTCCACAGGCGGCGAATGAGTGTACCAAGCAACAGCAGAGCCGGGAGGATGTTGGGACTAGTACTT GGCTGAAGGAACTTCCCGGTGGTGTTCAGGTGTATTAA
- a CDS encoding hypothetical protein (EggNog:ENOG503P82T), producing the protein MANLKTIVALAVVSLAGISAAAGCAADNCYRALFPCPSPSAVSVASAFCATITASGTTATNYPTRATNACGTTADRYISACQCGPTCSYSTLAMATSSSSTTNAPACEPPSTSTTFTSTTSTAPPACESTPVNGNLLYGDFECDFTPWNPLVFAPYNGVYGYSVTTPGFTKVNSFQTQFLGTPNCPTTCTYLRLTSPVFPVTPGVKYKYTFATWFDGISRGFVGTKINDRAGRTVSALDYPVTNWRFHQVPFQANATENEASVFFEWLNVESRLDSVTFAPLSAYCGNTSPVGLLPDGEFECGLGAWTQQKPDPQATAGVVNLGSDSLYTNSFPMGDYAWRVVSPGVPNPANQELHVSARIISGSMAVTPGKKYLVYFTSFFSNRTVGSVGVMINNSPIYTRNPNDAAQGTPAVFSPNHIIWTNMAGLTSVSVKIEALVFGAGTIAIDSVMFVELNDGVV; encoded by the exons ATGGCAAACTTAAAGACAATTGTGGCTCTTGCCGTCGTGTCACTTGCTGGCATCAGCGCAGCTGCCGGATGTGCTGCTGACAA TTGCTACCGGGCTCTCTTTCCTTGCCCGTCTCCCTCGGCCGTGTCTGTCGCTTCCGCCTTCTGCGCAACCATCACAGCCTCGGGCACAACTGCCACCAACTATCCTACTCGGGCCACCAACGCCTGCGGGACGACGGCTGATCGGTACATCTCGGCCTGTCAGTGCGGCCCGACATGCTCCTACTCAACCCTTGCCATGGCGACTTCCTCATCGTCCACCACAAATGCCCCGGCGTGTGAGCCGCCTTCCACATCAACCACTTTCAcgtcaaccacctccacagcGCCACCTGCCTGCGAGTCAACCCCCGTCAACGGCAACCTCCTATACGGCGACTTTGAGTGCGATTTCACCCCCTGGAACCCCCTTGTATTCGCCCCATATAACGGCGTCTATGGGTACTCAGTCACCACACCCGGCTTCACCAAAGTCAATTCATTCCAGACCCAATTCCTCGGCACTCCCAACTGTCCCACAACTTGTACATATTTGCGTCTCACATCCCCGGTCTTCCCAGTCACTCCGGGGGTCAAATACAAGTACACCTTTGCCACATGGTTCGATGGGATATCCAGAGGGTTTGTGGGCACAAAGATCAACGACCGCGCTGGTAGGACTGTCAGCGCTCTTGATTACCCTGTCACAAATTGGCGATTCCATCAGGTTCCTTTCCAAGCCAACGCAACAGAGAATGAAGCTTCTGTTTTCTTTGAGTGGCTCAATGTCGAGTCTAGACTTGACAGCGTCACCTTTGCCCCCCTGAGCGCTTACTGCGGGAACACATCCCCTGTCGGCTTGCTTCCGGATGGAGAGTTTGAGTGCGGGTTGGGCGCCTGGACGCAGCAGAAGCCTGACCCTCAAGCCACTGCTGGTGTGGTCAACTTGGGTTCTGACAGCTTATACACCAACAGCTTTCCCATGGGTGACTACGCTTGGAGAGTGGTGTCACCTGGTGTTCCCAATCCTGCCAACCAGGAGTTGCATGTCAGTGCGAGGATCATCAGCGGGAGCATGGCAGTGACACCCGGGAAGAAATACTTGGTTTATTTTACGTCTTTTTTCAGCAACCGGACTGTTGGGTCTGTTGGGGTTATGATCAACAACTCGCCGATTTACACGAGGAACCCCAATGATGCTGCGCAGGGAACTCCGGCGGTGTTTTCTCCGAATCATATTATTTGGACTAACATGGCTGGGCTGACAAGTGTGAGTGTCAAGATTGAGGCGTTGGTGTTTGGGGCTGGGACGATTGCGATTGATAGTGTTATGTTTGTTGAGCTGAATGATGGGGTTGTGTAA
- a CDS encoding hypothetical protein (EggNog:ENOG503P7HE; COG:S), whose translation MDPLAIAHTPDQYLTFPIQHQQLPRPKMTLPPPLGRLRLASPENILRLGVVCTSGFRYSEHFIWERTAHDRHPRSTVTFFRHEVAEFFKNPEFIALVAVDAHDPDESSKPEAIKFVDNGWTPPPAGTPVVVGLGIWRLQPGSSRVGSIRMKRVGPYPELPDHNFKGLNQKRSKAFEDAAIEGRSYSLTIAKWSVKLTDINSDN comes from the exons ATGGACCCACTGGCCATTGCCCACACCCCAGACCAGTACTTGACTTTTCCCAttcagcatcaacaactcCCTAGACCCAAAATgaccctcccaccacccctcggACGCCTCCGTCTCGCCTCCCCAGAGAACATCCTCCGCCTAGGAGTTGTCTGCACCTCCGGCTTCCGCTACTCGGAGCACTTCATCTGGGAACGCACAGCCCACGACCGGCATCCCCGAAGCACAGTCACCTTTTTCAGACATGAAGTCGCCGAGTTCTTCAAAAACCCCGAGTTCATCGCTCTCGTTGCTGTCGATGCCCACGACCCTGATGAATCCTCCAAACCCGAAGCAATCAAATTCGTTGACAACGGTTGgacaccgccgccagcgGGGACACCCGTGGTAGTTGGCTTGGGGATTTGGAGACTGCAGCCTGGCTCCTCCAGAGTTGGAAGTATCAGAATGAAACGGGTAG GTCCGTACCCGGAGTTACCGGACCATAACTTTAAGGGCCTTAACCAAAAGCGCTCCAAGGCGTTCGAGGATGCCGCTATCGAG GGACGTAGTTATAGTTTAACGATTGCAAAGTGGAGTGTTAAGCTTACGGATATTAATAGTGACAACTAA